Below is a window of Microbacterium saperdae DNA.
GCCGAGCCGCCGATCCTGTCGCGCAGGAGCCGGTGCAGTGCCAGGCAGGCGAAGTATCCGGCGACCACCGAGACCAGCAAGGCTCCGGCGCCCCAGGAACCGAACGGGAGCCCCACGACCTTCGCGACGACGGCGAAGACCGGCATGAAAGCCCAGGCGTTCTCGGCGACATCGCCGGTATCCGTCAGCGGGAGTTCGCTCGGGTAGCCGTTCTCGGCGACGAGCCAGTACCACTGCGCATCCCACCCGAGCACGAAGTCCACGATGCCCGCGTCCGCCCCGAATCGTGAGAGCGATGTCGACAGCGATGCCGCCAGCACGAAGAAGAGCGTGGTGACCAGGCGCGCCAGAAGATAGATCACGGCGATCCGGAGCGCGACGGGCGTCAGCGCCCACCGGCGAGACAGGGTCAGGGCGACGTGAGCCATGCGCGCAGGCCCCGCTCGACCGCATCGATCTGCGCCACCGGCACGCGCTCTTCATCGTGATGCGCGAGATGCGGGTCACCCGGACCGTAGTTCACAGCAGGGATGCCGAGCGCCGAGAAGCGGGCCACGTCGGTCCAGCCGTACTTCGGCCGCGCCTCGGCACCGACCGCCGCCACGAACTGCTGCGCGATCGGGGCGTCCAGTCCGGGCCGTGCGCCCTCGGCGGCATCCGTGACCTCCAGGTCGAACCCGGCGAGGACACCGCGCACGTGGGCCTCGGCGTCGGCTGCGGTCTTGCTCGGCGCGAACCGGTAGTTGATCTCGACTTCGCAGGCATCGGGGATGACGTTCCCGGCGACGCCACCCGTGATCCGCACCGCGCTCAGACTCTCCCGGTAGAGGAGTCCCTCGACGAGGACCTCGCGGGCGCGATACTCCGCGAGCCGGGTGAGGATCGGGGCGGCGCGATGGATCGCGTTCTCGCCGATCCAGGCGCGCGCCGCGTGGGCCCGGACGCCCGAGGTGCGCACGATGGCGCGCAGCGTGCCGTTGCATCCGCCTTCGACCTCGCCGTTGGACGGTTCACCCAGGATCGCGAAGTCGGCTTCGAACAGGTCGGGGCGCACCGAGGCCAGCAGTCCGAGACCGTTCTTGGAGGCCTCGACCTCCTCGTTGTCATACCACATCCAGGTGATGTCGACAGCGGGATCGGTCAGCTCTGCGGCGAGCTTCAGCTGGACCGCCGTTCCGGCCTTCATATCGACGGTGCCGCGCCCCCACAGATACGCCTCGCCGTCGATCTCGATGTCACGCGTGGGGACGTTGTCATTGATCGGCACCGTGTCGATGTGGCCCGCGATCGCCACCCGCTGGCTGCGGCCGAGGGCGGTCCGGGCGACGATGGTGTTGCCGTGCCGGATCACCTCGAGGTGTGCCAGCGGTGCGATCGCCTCCTCGATCGCGTCCGCGAGGTTCTGTTCCTCTCCCGAGACGCTGGGGATGTCGCAGATCGCGCGCGTGAGGTCGAGGGAGGACGCAGTCAGATCGAGCACCATGACCCCAGCCTATGACCTGCCGCCCCGGCCCCGGCGGTGTCCGTCACGTGTCATCGGGACAAGAGACCTGCGCCGTTCCCGGTACCGTGGAGTCATGACTGAATCGCGCAGCGTCTGGGGTGTCGGACTCACCACGATCGCCGGTGACGGCACCGTTCTCGATGCCTGGTACTCCGCACTCGGCACCGGGACCGCTCCTGCCGAGGAGTCCACGGCCGCCGCTGCCGCGCTGCAGCAGGACGCGCGCCCCGACGAGCGACGCAACGTCACGGTCGAGGTCGTCCAGCTCGGGATCGATCTGGATGCCGCTCCGTCCTCCACCGCAGACGCCTACCTGCGCCTGCACGCGCTCTCGCACCTCCTGGTGCGGCCCAACGACCTCAACCTCGACGGCATCTTCGGACATCTCCCGAACGTCGCCTGGACCAACGCCGGCCCGGTTCACCCCGACGATGCCGCCCGTCTGCGCCCGG
It encodes the following:
- the dapE gene encoding succinyl-diaminopimelate desuccinylase, which translates into the protein MVLDLTASSLDLTRAICDIPSVSGEEQNLADAIEEAIAPLAHLEVIRHGNTIVARTALGRSQRVAIAGHIDTVPINDNVPTRDIEIDGEAYLWGRGTVDMKAGTAVQLKLAAELTDPAVDITWMWYDNEEVEASKNGLGLLASVRPDLFEADFAILGEPSNGEVEGGCNGTLRAIVRTSGVRAHAARAWIGENAIHRAAPILTRLAEYRAREVLVEGLLYRESLSAVRITGGVAGNVIPDACEVEINYRFAPSKTAADAEAHVRGVLAGFDLEVTDAAEGARPGLDAPIAQQFVAAVGAEARPKYGWTDVARFSALGIPAVNYGPGDPHLAHHDEERVPVAQIDAVERGLRAWLTSP